GGGTACTTGGTACTTGGTACTTGGTTCTTGGTTCTGTATACAAATGTTACTTCATCCCGAGTACTCGGGACTAATTTTATTAGCTTACTTTTTTATGTTCTTTCATAGGGTAGAGATTCAGACAAAAGTAAAGATTTAATAATTGAGTCCCCTCTAAAAAGTAAAAAATTGAAAAGAAATCGTTTCTCGCAAAGACGCAAAGTTCACAAAGGATTGAATATCAATTAGTTAAGTATATAACTTTGCGCTCTTTGCGCCTTTGCGAGAACCAAAAACACTTTTTAGAGTGGACTCACAATTATAAAGTTTTATAACCATACAACCATATAACCATACAACCATATAACCATATAAGAATTCATTTTTTCAAAATAGTAAATTCCACCCTTCTGTTCAACCGTCTCCCTTCTTCGGTATTATCGGTACTGATAGTTTTGCTTTCCCCATATCCTGTCACAAGTAACCTTTCCTGCTTGATACCATTTTCTATTAAATAATTAGCTACTGCCTGTGCTCTTTTTCGAGATAAGTCTATATTGTACTCAAGAGTACCTGCCCTGTCCGTATGGCCGGCAATTTCTATTTTCATGGATTTGTTTTCTTTCATAAATTCAAGCAAGCGGTTCAATTCTACGAATGACTCTTTTTTCAGCTCTGCTTTACCGTATTGAAAAAAGATATTGTTTAACCTTACAGTCTGTCCTTCTTCAACGGGAACCAGCTCCAGATCAAAGGCAAATTCCTGGTATTTATCAATGAGCAAATATTCTTCACCCGTCTTAAACAGCTTACCGTGCCCTAAACCAATTTTACAGACCTCATCAGCAGAAAACTCTAGAAGTAGCGCTGTTTCAGCATTTGAACTTTCAGGTAAATTTTCGGTTAAATTACTTAAAACCCAACCGGGTGTTCTACTCACTTTCAAGTTTTCCAATTCATCAGCAATAAGCTTTTTGCCGAGCTTGAGTCCCAGCCGGTATATTTCGTATGCTGAAAGGTTTTGAAAGTCGTATTGAGAGATTAATTTTTTCAGTTCATCATCGTATAAAAAAGATTTACCAGCATCAGAAAGCATTTTTCCTTCCTGGAAACAGACCTGATAAATTGTTTCAGAAGAGAGGGTATCAAAAATATATTCCTGATGTAAGCTCTTAATAGTAATATCATCCATCTGCCGGGTTTCTGTAATGATAATTCTTCTGCCTTCTTCAAACCCGATCCTGAATATCTCTATAGGTGGAAGGTTTTCATAGTTGATGGTTCCGTCAAGCACTTTCAAACTTTTATTAACACCAATATAGCCTGGCGCTTCGGCCAGAAAGCTGTAATGCTTTCCTACCGGCAGCACAATTTTGTATTTTCCATCCAAAGGATGTGATCTTGCCCTTCCTGCTTCTTTACCTTCCGGCAAGGTTTGATAAATTATTGTGGCTTCAATGGGTTGCTGGGTTTTTGTGTCTATTACTTTGCCGGCAATCATTAAAACCGGTTTGGGCTTAATTTTCTCCGGGAGCTTGATACGGAAGATATCTTCTTTACCGAACCCTCCCCGGCCTGCTTCGATAGAAACTGTATTAGAAACAAAGTATGCATATTTCCCGGAGGCAGGAATCGTATAATGAGCATCAATGCCTGAAGTATTTATTTGAGGTCCAAGATTTTGTGGCACTGTCCAGTGCTGCCAGGTATCATCCAACCTTTTAGTGATAAAAATATCGCTGTTTCCGTAGGTAGCAAAGCCAGAAGTGGCATAATACATTGTAACGCCATCGGCAGCCAAAAAGGGAGAATAGTCATCAGCAGCAGTATTAATATCATTTCCCAGGTTTTTGGGTTCTGTCCAGAAGTTGTCATGCTCTAAAAAGCTCACATATATATCCCTTTCACCATAACTATCTCTACGGTCAACCGACATTAACAACGTTTTACCATCATTAGCAAGGTAATAGCTTACATAATTATAATAATTGTAATAGTTGGTTATCTGTTGCTGTTTGGGAAATGACCAGCCTTTGGCAGTTTTGTGAGCTATAGAAACACCTGGTAAATAAGTGCCAAGCGTGTAATTTTTTTGCGCTATGTGACCGTGTAAGAAGGTCTGCTTCTTTTTTTTGACTTTGGGATAATTCCCCCCTACTAATATTGTATTTCCATCGGGTGTAATGGCATTGACAAAATTATAACCGTAATTATTTAAAGGACTGCCTATATTGTTAGCTGGCTGCCAATTATCATCTTCATCTAATTCGCTTACCCAAATATCCTGATCATTTTTGTTGACTTTTTTCCCAACGTTTTTAGGATGTGCTTCCCGGACGAAAAAGAGCGTTTTGCCATCTGGTGAAATAACAGGTCCCAGATCCTTATATTTTGAATTAATATTGATGCCAAGGTTTTCAGGCACTGAGCTAAATTGCAGATCAGGCACTACATTGATCTCCACCTTCACCGGCTGTTCTGACTCAGAAATGCCGATTGCATCAATTTCATTCCAGCCGGGAATTTTGCCACACTGAATAATAATTTCTACAGCTTTAACTTTGTAATCAGTCATTGGAAAAAATACATTGAACATGCGAGAGCTGTCAGCAGCTAAGCCGACTTCACCAGAATACACTTCATGTTTATTGTCTTTGGTATCAAACAAAAATACTTTTTCTACTGCACCGGGATTAAAATTTTCTGCAATCACTACTTGCTGTATCTTCATCGGCTTTTTATAGCCAACCTTTAACCGCTCGGCACCTTTTACCTGTTTTCTGTTTAACGCACCATCAAGCTTTGCGGCCCAGGCATTCGGGCTGCTGCCATGCGAAGGTAATTTATCAGGCGGACCCAATACCTGCTCAGCGGAATATTGCCTGCTGCCATATTGAGTGGAAAAATCAAGGACTTTGGATGCCCATTGGACATCTTGGGCATGAGACGTGATTATGATTGTTGAAAAAATAAAATAGCAAAAGTATCTCACTGTGTTATTATAATGCTGTTAGCTGTTAGCTGTTAGCTGTTAGCTGTTAGCTAAAAGCCAAAAGCTAATAGCTAAAAGCTAACAAATAAGAATTCATTTCTTCAATATCGTAAACTCCACCCTTCTGTTTAATTGTCTGTCTTCTTCAGTATCATCAGAAGTTACGATTTTACTTTCACCGTATCCTTTAACTAGCATTCTTTCTTTACTGATTTCACTTTGTATTAAATGATCAGCTACTGCCTGTGCTCTTCTTTGAGACAGGGCCAGGTTATAGTCAATTGAACCTATAATATCTGTATGACCTGCGATTTCTATTTTTACGGTTTCATTTTCTTTTAAAAATTTAACCAACCTGTTCAACTCTACAAATGATTCTTTTTTCAGATCTGCTTTATCATACTCAAAAAATATATTATTTAATCTTACAGTCTGCCCTTCTTCAATAGGTACCAATTGCAAATCAAGTGAAAATTCCTGGTATTTATCAATAAGCACATATTCTTCACTTGTCTTGATGAGCTTACCTTTTTTTAAGCCAATTTTACAAACCTCATCGGCAGCAAGCTCTACAAAAATTTTTTGATCAGCCCCGGGTACCCGGGGCAAGCTAATAGCAGTTTCAGTAATAGCCCAATTTACTGATCTTTTAACTTTCAACTTTTGTAATTCTTCAGCAATAAGTTTCTTACCAAGCACTAAACCCAGTCTGTATATCTCATAAGCAGAAAGGTTTTTAAAATCGAATTGGGCTATTATTTTTTTTAGCTCCTTATCATATAAAAAAGCTTTGCCAACTGATGCAAGCATTTCGCCTTCCTGTAAACAAACCATATAAATTTTTTCCGAAGGCAGGGTGTTAAAATCATACTGTTGATGTAATCTCCCGATAGTTATATCATCCATCATATAGGTTTCTGCAGCTATAAGCCTTTTACCTTCTTCCAGGCCGATTCTAAAAATTTCCAACGGAGGAAGATTTTTATAATTAAGAGATCCATCCAAAACATGTAAATTTTCATTTACACCAATATATCCTGGTATTTCTGCATGAAAGCTGTAATATTTCCCTACCGGGAGCACTATTTTGTATTTTCCATCCAACGGATGGGACCTTGCCCGTCCGGCTTCTTTCCCTTCGGGAAAAATTTGATAAATTACCGTAGCGCCTATGGGTTTTTGGGTTTTAGAATCAATCACTTTACCTGCTATCATTAAAACAGGCTGAGGTTTTATAGCATCGGGGAGTTTGATTTTATAGATATCTTCAGCCCCCACAGCTCCTACAGCCCCCCTAAATCCTCCCCCGCCATTATTCCTTACCGAATCGGTGAATGCCTGCCCGCCCACTAAGCCTTCCCTCGGAGCTGGCAGGCGGGGGTGAATCGGTGAATCGGTGAATTGCCTGCCCCGTTTCTCCGTTTCTCCGATTCCCCGTTTCTCCGATTCAGGTGGGCTTGGAGTTAGAGGGGGGCTTGGGCTTTTAACAAAATATGCGTATTCTCCTGATGCAGGAATTGTATAATAAGCGTCATTGCCAGTCGTATTTATTACCGGTCCCAGGTTTTGTGGTACTGACCAACGCTGCCAGCTATCATCTAACCTTGTTGTCATAAAAATATCATTACTTCCATAAGTAGCAAACCCCTCTGTAGCATAATACATGGTTACACCATCTGCAGCCAAAAAGGGGGAAAAGTCATCGGCTGCCGTATTGATACCGGATCCCAGGTTTTGTGGTTCGGTCCATGTCTTGTTGTTTGTTAAAAAGCTTACGTACAGGTCTCTTGCTCCATAAGAGTCACGCCTATCAAGAGACATTAACAAGATTTTAGCATCATTTGCCAGGTAGTAGCTTACATAACTACTTTCATTATAATAGTTGGCTATTTTAAGCTTTTCTGGAAATGTCCATCCTTTAATCTTTTTGTAAGCCATTGAAACACCAGGACTTAATGTACCATAGTCTTTAGATTTGGGCCAAAGGTAGCCTCTGAATAAACTTCGCTTACGTGCTTTTTCATAAACACCTCCTAAAAGTAACAAATTTCCATCCGGTGTGATAGAGCCGACAAAATTGTAATCATTATTATTTAAAGGAACGCTTATATTAAGTGCCGGCTTCCAGTTACCATTGGTATCCATTTCACTCACCCAAATATCCTGGTCATCTTTGCTGGTCTTTCTTCCAAGATTCTCAGGATGCCCTTCCCTGACAAAAAAAAGCGTTTTGCCGTCCGGAGAAATAACAGGTTTTAATTCCTGATATGTTGTGTTAATATTTAGTCCCAGGTTGATTGGTTCAGAATTAAATACCAGGTCAGGCACTACATTGATCTCTGCTATTACAGGCTGTACAGAATCAGATATGCCGATCGCATCAATTTCATTCCAGCCCTGAACTTTGCCACATTGAAGGTTAATTTCTACTGCTTTGACTTTATAATCTGTAAGCGGGAAAAAAATATTAAACATACGTGATCTTTCAGATATTTCTCCTACCGTATCTGAATAAACTTCATATTTATTCCCTTCTATATCAAATAAAAACACTTTCTCTACTGCACCGGGATTATAGTTCTCGGCAATGACAACTTGCCGGACTTTCATGGCGTATTCAAAGCCGACCTTTAACCTTTCTTCTCCGCTTACCTGTCCTCTGTTCAGAGAACCGTCAAGCTTTGCTGCCCATGCACACGGGCTGCTGCCATGTGATGGCAATTTGCCTGGCGGCCCCAATACCTGCTTTGCAGAATATTGTTTTGGGCCATATTGAGTAGAAAAATCAAGGACTTTGGATGCCCATTGGACATCTTGTGCACGAGATGTGGTTATGATTGTTGAAAAAATAAAATAGCAAAAGTATCTCACTGCGTTATTTTTTGATCACTATAACTTAATTTCGCAACAAAAATATAAAAAAACGTCTATAAATGCTATTTCATGAATGAATTTTGTAACTTACAGCCATAATGAAGTTTTTAGAAAATAGAAATTATGATGAGGGAGCTAACAACATAAAACAATTAGCATCATTAAATTTGTTTATTCACAAAATTTATTCTTCCAACCCCAATAATCCGGCAGGAAAAAATATGAACATAACTGATAAAGAAGTTTTACAATTTTTTCGGGCT
The DNA window shown above is from Cytophagales bacterium and carries:
- a CDS encoding OmpA family protein, translating into MRYFCYFIFSTIIITSHAQDVQWASKVLDFSTQYGSRQYSAEQVLGPPDKLPSHGSSPNAWAAKLDGALNRKQVKGAERLKVGYKKPMKIQQVVIAENFNPGAVEKVFLFDTKDNKHEVYSGEVGLAADSSRMFNVFFPMTDYKVKAVEIIIQCGKIPGWNEIDAIGISESEQPVKVEINVVPDLQFSSVPENLGININSKYKDLGPVISPDGKTLFFVREAHPKNVGKKVNKNDQDIWVSELDEDDNWQPANNIGSPLNNYGYNFVNAITPDGNTILVGGNYPKVKKKKQTFLHGHIAQKNYTLGTYLPGVSIAHKTAKGWSFPKQQQITNYYNYYNYVSYYLANDGKTLLMSVDRRDSYGERDIYVSFLEHDNFWTEPKNLGNDINTAADDYSPFLAADGVTMYYATSGFATYGNSDIFITKRLDDTWQHWTVPQNLGPQINTSGIDAHYTIPASGKYAYFVSNTVSIEAGRGGFGKEDIFRIKLPEKIKPKPVLMIAGKVIDTKTQQPIEATIIYQTLPEGKEAGRARSHPLDGKYKIVLPVGKHYSFLAEAPGYIGVNKSLKVLDGTINYENLPPIEIFRIGFEEGRRIIITETRQMDDITIKSLHQEYIFDTLSSETIYQVCFQEGKMLSDAGKSFLYDDELKKLISQYDFQNLSAYEIYRLGLKLGKKLIADELENLKVSRTPGWVLSNLTENLPESSNAETALLLEFSADEVCKIGLGHGKLFKTGEEYLLIDKYQEFAFDLELVPVEEGQTVRLNNIFFQYGKAELKKESFVELNRLLEFMKENKSMKIEIAGHTDRAGTLEYNIDLSRKRAQAVANYLIENGIKQERLLVTGYGESKTISTDNTEEGRRLNRRVEFTILKK
- a CDS encoding OmpA family protein translates to MRYFCYFIFSTIITTSRAQDVQWASKVLDFSTQYGPKQYSAKQVLGPPGKLPSHGSSPCAWAAKLDGSLNRGQVSGEERLKVGFEYAMKVRQVVIAENYNPGAVEKVFLFDIEGNKYEVYSDTVGEISERSRMFNIFFPLTDYKVKAVEINLQCGKVQGWNEIDAIGISDSVQPVIAEINVVPDLVFNSEPINLGLNINTTYQELKPVISPDGKTLFFVREGHPENLGRKTSKDDQDIWVSEMDTNGNWKPALNISVPLNNNDYNFVGSITPDGNLLLLGGVYEKARKRSLFRGYLWPKSKDYGTLSPGVSMAYKKIKGWTFPEKLKIANYYNESSYVSYYLANDAKILLMSLDRRDSYGARDLYVSFLTNNKTWTEPQNLGSGINTAADDFSPFLAADGVTMYYATEGFATYGSNDIFMTTRLDDSWQRWSVPQNLGPVINTTGNDAYYTIPASGEYAYFVKSPSPPLTPSPPESEKRGIGETEKRGRQFTDSPIHPRLPAPREGLVGGQAFTDSVRNNGGGGFRGAVGAVGAEDIYKIKLPDAIKPQPVLMIAGKVIDSKTQKPIGATVIYQIFPEGKEAGRARSHPLDGKYKIVLPVGKYYSFHAEIPGYIGVNENLHVLDGSLNYKNLPPLEIFRIGLEEGKRLIAAETYMMDDITIGRLHQQYDFNTLPSEKIYMVCLQEGEMLASVGKAFLYDKELKKIIAQFDFKNLSAYEIYRLGLVLGKKLIAEELQKLKVKRSVNWAITETAISLPRVPGADQKIFVELAADEVCKIGLKKGKLIKTSEEYVLIDKYQEFSLDLQLVPIEEGQTVRLNNIFFEYDKADLKKESFVELNRLVKFLKENETVKIEIAGHTDIIGSIDYNLALSQRRAQAVADHLIQSEISKERMLVKGYGESKIVTSDDTEEDRQLNRRVEFTILKK